The following are encoded in a window of Variovorax paradoxus genomic DNA:
- a CDS encoding DUF2905 domain-containing protein — protein sequence MFRWLIVVVLALVLMSGLTAWLRRFGFGRLPGDFEFRAFGRDWQLPIASTVVLSMIAALVARLL from the coding sequence ATGTTCCGCTGGCTGATCGTCGTCGTCCTTGCGCTGGTGCTCATGAGCGGCCTGACCGCCTGGCTGCGCCGCTTCGGCTTCGGACGGCTGCCCGGCGATTTCGAGTTTCGCGCCTTCGGCCGCGACTGGCAGTTGCCGATCGCGAGCACGGTGGTGCTCAGCATGATCGCGGCGCTGGTGGCGCGGCTGCTCTGA
- the hisN gene encoding histidinol-phosphatase, translated as MSSSAPDLSAIAGALADAAAAQSMRYFRTPLDIITKADESPVTLADRAAETAMREILGARVPTDGIFGEEHGPERLDADRIWVLDPIDGTRSFITGSPLWGTLIGVLQGGRVVFGMVDMPVLKERWVGEAGKGATRDGQSVRVSGCTEIAKARIVTTSPDIFSPADWSAFDRLSRQCAMRRFGGDCYGYAQLAGGTIDLVVETGLQPYDFLGPAGLIEAAGGVVTDWEGRPLGLNPDQRVIAAATPELHRQALAVLAA; from the coding sequence ATGAGCTCTTCCGCCCCCGACCTTTCCGCGATCGCCGGTGCGCTGGCCGATGCGGCCGCCGCCCAGTCGATGCGCTACTTCCGCACGCCGCTGGACATCATCACCAAAGCCGACGAAAGCCCGGTCACGCTGGCCGACCGTGCCGCTGAAACGGCGATGCGCGAGATCCTCGGCGCACGCGTGCCCACCGACGGCATCTTCGGCGAAGAGCACGGCCCCGAGCGGCTCGACGCCGACCGCATCTGGGTGCTCGACCCGATCGACGGCACACGCAGCTTCATCACCGGCTCGCCGCTGTGGGGCACGCTCATCGGCGTGCTGCAGGGCGGTCGCGTGGTGTTCGGCATGGTCGACATGCCGGTGCTTAAGGAGCGTTGGGTGGGCGAGGCCGGCAAGGGCGCCACGCGCGACGGCCAGTCCGTGCGCGTGAGCGGCTGCACCGAGATCGCCAAGGCCCGCATCGTGACCACCTCGCCCGACATCTTCTCGCCGGCCGACTGGAGCGCCTTCGACCGCCTGAGCCGCCAGTGCGCGATGCGCCGTTTCGGCGGCGACTGCTACGGCTACGCCCAGCTCGCGGGCGGCACCATCGACCTCGTGGTCGAGACGGGCCTGCAGCCCTACGACTTCCTGGGCCCGGCGGGCTTGATCGAAGCGGCGGGCGGCGTCGTCACCGATTGGGAAGGCCGGCCGCTGGGGCTGAATCCCGATCAGCGCGTGATCGCTGCAGCCACACCCGAACTTCACCGACAAGCCCTGGCTGTACTGGCCGCCTAG
- a CDS encoding ABC transporter permease, with translation MSTLSPPIRPEYERTLEPFTELPVERALPLATRLASHTWLRKGLILAVIAVLWELAARWQDNDLLLPTFTATARALVEGLASGELVEKVRISLAVLLQGYLAGVLLAFGLTTLAVSTRIGRDLLDTLTSMFNPLPAIALLPLALLWFGLGRGSLVFVLIHSVLWPLALNTYAGFQGVPETLRMAGRNYGLTGLRYVLQILVPAALPSILSGLKIGWAFAWRTLIAAELVFGASSGKGGLGWYIFQNRNELYTDRVFAGLAMVVLIGLLVESLGFRTLERLTVRRWGQQR, from the coding sequence ATGAGCACTCTTTCGCCTCCCATCCGCCCCGAATACGAACGCACGCTCGAGCCCTTCACCGAGCTGCCGGTCGAACGCGCGCTGCCGCTGGCCACGCGCCTCGCCTCGCACACCTGGCTGCGCAAGGGCCTGATCCTCGCCGTCATCGCCGTGCTGTGGGAACTGGCGGCGCGTTGGCAGGACAACGACCTGCTGCTGCCCACCTTCACCGCCACCGCCCGCGCATTGGTCGAAGGGCTGGCCAGCGGCGAGCTGGTCGAGAAGGTGCGCATCTCGCTCGCCGTGCTGCTGCAGGGTTACCTCGCGGGCGTGCTGCTGGCCTTCGGGCTCACCACGTTGGCCGTGTCCACGCGCATCGGGCGCGACCTGCTGGACACGCTGACCTCGATGTTCAACCCGCTGCCCGCGATCGCGCTGCTGCCGCTGGCGCTGCTGTGGTTCGGGCTCGGGCGCGGCAGCCTGGTGTTCGTGCTGATCCATTCGGTGCTGTGGCCGCTGGCGCTCAACACCTATGCGGGCTTTCAGGGTGTGCCCGAGACGCTGCGCATGGCGGGGCGCAACTACGGCCTGACGGGGCTGCGCTACGTGCTGCAGATCCTGGTGCCGGCCGCGCTGCCGTCGATTCTTTCGGGGCTGAAGATCGGCTGGGCCTTTGCATGGCGCACGCTGATCGCGGCCGAGTTGGTGTTCGGCGCCTCGTCGGGCAAGGGCGGGCTGGGCTGGTACATCTTCCAGAACCGCAACGAGCTCTACACCGACCGCGTGTTCGCAGGCTTGGCAATGGTGGTGCTGATCGGCCTGCTGGTGGAAAGCCTGGGCTTTCGCACGCTGGAGCGGCTCACGGTGCGGCGCTGGGGCCAGCAGCGGTAA
- a CDS encoding ABC transporter ATP-binding protein, with amino-acid sequence MGRAERWRSWRRLPHPALPREGREEDRSQDLLAPLLQVDHVSLEYRTPERVVRATHRVSFDVHAADRFVLLGPSGCGKSTLLKAVAGFIPPVEGEIRLDGRRVTQPGPDRIVVFQEFDQLPPWKTVKQNVMFPLLASRTLGRKEAAERALHYLDKVGLSKFADVHPHQLSGGMKQRVAIARALAMQPRVLLMDEPFAALDALTRRRMQQELLELWDEVRFTLLFVTHSIEEALVVGNRVALLSPHPGRMRAELNSHGYSLDSLGGADFQATARRIHDMLFEEEPEAVTTS; translated from the coding sequence ATGGGGCGGGCAGAGCGGTGGCGAAGCTGGCGCCGTCTGCCCCACCCGGCCCTCCCCCGGGAGGGGAGGGAGGAAGACCGCAGCCAAGACCTCCTTGCCCCGCTGCTCCAGGTCGACCACGTCAGCCTCGAGTACCGCACGCCCGAGCGCGTCGTCCGCGCCACGCACCGCGTGAGCTTCGACGTGCACGCCGCCGACCGCTTCGTGCTGCTCGGCCCCTCGGGCTGCGGCAAGTCGACGCTGCTCAAGGCCGTGGCGGGCTTCATCCCGCCGGTCGAGGGCGAGATCCGCCTCGACGGCCGGCGCGTGACGCAGCCGGGCCCCGACCGCATCGTCGTGTTCCAGGAGTTCGACCAGCTGCCGCCGTGGAAGACGGTGAAGCAGAACGTGATGTTCCCGCTGCTCGCGTCGCGCACGCTGGGCCGCAAGGAGGCGGCCGAGCGCGCGCTGCACTACCTCGACAAGGTGGGCCTCTCGAAGTTCGCCGACGTGCATCCGCACCAGCTCTCGGGCGGCATGAAGCAGCGCGTGGCGATTGCGCGTGCGCTGGCGATGCAGCCGCGCGTGCTGCTGATGGACGAGCCCTTTGCCGCGCTCGATGCGCTCACGCGCCGCCGCATGCAGCAGGAGTTGCTCGAGCTGTGGGACGAGGTGCGCTTCACGCTGCTTTTCGTCACGCACTCGATCGAAGAGGCGCTGGTGGTGGGCAACCGCGTGGCACTGCTGTCGCCGCATCCGGGGCGCATGCGCGCCGAACTGAACAGCCACGGCTACTCGCTCGACAGCCTCGGCGGTGCGGACTTTCAGGCGACTGCGCGGCGCATTCACGACATGCTGTTCGAAGAAGAACCCGAAGCGGTGACAACGTCATGA
- a CDS encoding ABC transporter substrate-binding protein: MNRFTRRAAALVTGLGLLAGSLAAQAEGQIRIAEQFGIVYLLLNVAQEQKLIEKHAKAAGVDAKVEWVKLSGGSAVNDALLSGNIEIAGAGVGPLLTLWDRTKGKQNVKGVASLGNFPYYLVSNNPKVKSIADFTDKDRIALPAVGVSVQSRVLQIASAKLWGDKEFNRLDKISVALPHPDAAAAIIKGGTEITGHFGNPPFQEQELAGNPNARIVLNSYQVLGGPSSATVLYATEKFRNENPKTYKAFVDALDEAARFVTANPEKAADIYLKVSNAKLDRALLLKIIKNPEVQFKTAPQNTYVFAEFMHRVGAIKNKPASVKDYFFDDAHTASGN, from the coding sequence ATGAACCGCTTCACACGCCGCGCCGCTGCGCTCGTCACCGGCCTCGGCCTTCTCGCGGGCAGCCTGGCCGCGCAGGCCGAAGGGCAGATCCGCATCGCCGAGCAGTTCGGCATCGTCTACCTGCTGCTCAACGTGGCGCAGGAGCAGAAGCTGATCGAGAAGCACGCGAAGGCCGCAGGGGTCGATGCGAAGGTGGAGTGGGTCAAGCTCTCGGGCGGGTCGGCGGTGAACGACGCGCTGCTGTCGGGGAACATCGAGATCGCAGGTGCGGGGGTGGGGCCGCTGCTCACGCTGTGGGACCGCACCAAGGGCAAGCAGAACGTGAAGGGCGTGGCGTCGCTGGGCAACTTTCCGTACTACCTGGTGAGCAACAACCCGAAGGTGAAATCGATCGCCGACTTCACGGACAAGGACCGCATCGCGCTGCCTGCGGTGGGGGTGTCGGTGCAGTCGCGGGTGCTGCAGATCGCGTCGGCCAAGCTGTGGGGCGACAAGGAGTTCAATCGGCTCGACAAGATCAGCGTTGCGCTGCCGCACCCCGATGCGGCCGCGGCCATCATCAAGGGCGGCACGGAGATCACGGGGCACTTCGGCAATCCGCCGTTCCAGGAGCAGGAGCTCGCGGGCAATCCGAACGCGCGCATCGTGTTGAACTCGTACCAGGTGCTGGGCGGGCCGTCGTCGGCCACGGTGCTGTACGCGACCGAGAAATTCCGCAACGAGAACCCGAAGACCTACAAGGCGTTCGTCGATGCGCTCGACGAGGCAGCGAGGTTCGTCACGGCCAATCCCGAGAAGGCGGCGGACATCTACCTCAAGGTGAGCAACGCGAAGCTCGACCGCGCGCTGCTGCTGAAGATCATCAAGAACCCCGAGGTGCAGTTCAAGACCGCGCCGCAGAACACCTACGTGTTCGCGGAGTTCATGCACCGCGTGGGAGCGATCAAGAACAAGCCGGCGTCGGTGAAGGACTATTTCTTCGACGATGCGCACACCGCCTCGGGGAACTGA
- a CDS encoding TauD/TfdA dioxygenase family protein, whose translation MTAVLSRATPTADAPAQHFEVRPFDAPVGAEIVGLDIAEPINAADFQRIHRAHLDHHVLVFRDQRITPAQHIDFSRRFGPLEIHVLHQFQLKNHPEILIVSNIKENGEPIGLGDAGVYWHSDISYKPKPSLGSLLHAQELPSEGGDTLFADQHLAWEALSQALQQRILPLKAEHSYLAKYEELRAKNPWRPKLSQAQIDQVAPAVQPVVRTHPETGRKALFVSEHFTTRIVGLPQDESDALLAELFAHSVKPEFVYRHAWAPHDLVFWDNRSLMHLAAGTPDHLRRRLNRTTIVGDTPF comes from the coding sequence ATGACTGCCGTTCTTTCCCGCGCAACCCCCACTGCAGATGCCCCTGCACAGCACTTCGAGGTGCGGCCTTTCGATGCGCCGGTCGGTGCGGAGATCGTCGGGCTCGACATTGCTGAGCCGATCAACGCCGCCGACTTCCAACGCATCCACCGCGCGCACCTCGACCACCACGTGCTGGTCTTTCGCGACCAGCGCATCACGCCCGCGCAGCACATCGATTTCAGCCGCCGCTTCGGGCCGCTCGAGATCCACGTGCTGCACCAGTTCCAGCTGAAGAACCATCCCGAGATCCTGATCGTCTCGAACATCAAGGAGAACGGCGAACCGATCGGTCTCGGCGATGCGGGCGTGTACTGGCACTCCGACATTTCGTACAAACCCAAGCCCAGCCTGGGCTCGCTGCTGCATGCGCAAGAGCTGCCGAGCGAAGGTGGCGATACGTTGTTCGCCGACCAGCACCTGGCGTGGGAAGCACTGAGCCAGGCGCTGCAGCAACGCATCCTGCCGCTGAAGGCGGAGCACAGCTACCTCGCGAAGTACGAAGAGCTGCGTGCGAAGAATCCGTGGCGGCCCAAGTTGTCGCAGGCGCAGATCGACCAGGTCGCGCCCGCAGTGCAGCCGGTGGTGCGCACGCACCCGGAGACGGGGCGCAAGGCGCTGTTCGTCAGCGAGCACTTCACGACACGCATCGTCGGCCTGCCGCAGGACGAGAGCGATGCGCTGCTGGCCGAGCTGTTCGCGCACAGCGTGAAGCCCGAGTTCGTGTACCGCCATGCATGGGCGCCGCACGACCTGGTGTTCTGGGACAACCGCTCGCTGATGCACCTTGCGGCGGGCACGCCCGATCACCTGCGTCGCCGGCTCAACCGCACCACGATCGTGGGCGATACGCCTTTCTGA
- a CDS encoding SDR family oxidoreductase, translating to MRATPPTSPDRRRTVLVTGAGRRLGREIALALAAGGWQVAVHYRSSRAEAEQTVADCAARSGDSALFEADLADEQATRALLPRVAARFRTVDAVVHSAALFEHDDAASFSYALMERHARSNTGAAILLAQALHDHLARRDAQGAVVHLLDQKLWNPNPDFLSYTLSKAALEAATPMLALALAPRVRVVGVAPGLTLASHMLDDDKFAQLHTLSPLGRSSTSDDVAATVKFALENSSITGTTLLVDGGQHLMKFERDFSLM from the coding sequence ATGCGTGCCACTCCACCCACCTCCCCCGATCGCCGCCGCACCGTCCTCGTCACGGGCGCAGGCCGCCGGCTGGGCCGCGAGATCGCGCTGGCGCTCGCGGCGGGCGGCTGGCAGGTGGCGGTGCATTACCGCAGCTCGCGTGCCGAAGCCGAACAGACCGTGGCCGACTGCGCCGCGCGCTCGGGCGACTCGGCGCTGTTCGAGGCCGACCTCGCCGACGAGCAGGCCACGCGCGCCCTGCTGCCGCGCGTGGCGGCGCGCTTTCGCACCGTCGATGCGGTGGTGCACAGCGCCGCCCTCTTCGAACACGACGACGCCGCCAGCTTCAGCTACGCGCTCATGGAGCGCCACGCGCGCAGCAACACGGGTGCGGCCATCCTGCTGGCGCAGGCGCTGCACGACCACCTGGCCCGTCGCGACGCGCAGGGCGCCGTGGTCCACCTGCTCGACCAGAAGCTCTGGAACCCGAACCCCGACTTCCTGAGCTACACGCTCTCCAAGGCCGCGCTCGAAGCCGCCACCCCCATGCTGGCGCTGGCGCTCGCGCCGCGCGTGCGCGTGGTGGGCGTGGCGCCCGGCCTCACGCTGGCGAGCCACATGCTCGACGACGACAAGTTCGCGCAGCTGCACACGCTGTCGCCGCTGGGCCGCTCGTCCACCTCCGACGACGTGGCCGCCACCGTGAAGTTCGCGCTGGAAAACAGCTCCATCACCGGCACCACGCTGCTCGTCGACGGCGGCCAGCACCTCATGAAATTCGAGCGCGACTTCTCGCTCATGTGA
- a CDS encoding dihydroneopterin aldolase, translating to MSTNTPHGHQTLTLQGLRFDANLGILEQEKTAPQPILVDAELNLGPQPLLPQDDDIFHVLDYRKVRRIIIDECTAEHVNLLESLIGKLAQRLLQLPGVRGVRVKIAKLEIFDDCEVAIRIEAGEW from the coding sequence ATGTCCACGAACACACCGCACGGCCACCAGACACTCACCCTCCAGGGCCTGCGCTTCGACGCCAACCTGGGCATCCTGGAGCAGGAAAAAACCGCGCCGCAGCCGATCCTGGTGGACGCCGAGCTCAACCTCGGCCCGCAGCCGCTGCTGCCGCAGGACGACGACATCTTCCACGTGCTGGACTACCGCAAGGTGCGCCGCATCATCATCGACGAGTGCACCGCCGAGCACGTCAACCTGCTCGAAAGCCTGATCGGCAAGCTCGCGCAGCGCCTGCTGCAACTGCCCGGCGTGCGGGGCGTGCGCGTGAAGATCGCCAAGCTCGAAATCTTCGACGACTGCGAAGTCGCCATCCGCATCGAAGCCGGGGAATGGTGA
- the ttcA gene encoding tRNA 2-thiocytidine(32) synthetase TtcA, protein MNAVWIDETPEAGAPPHSLKIERETHKLEKRLCRQVGQAIVDYNMIEEGDKVMVCVSGGKDSYALLDILLKMKARAPIHFDIVAVNLDQKQPGFPEEVLPKYLSDLGVAFHIENQDTYSIVKRVIPEGKTTCGLCSRLRRGILYRVADELGATKVALGHHRDDMLQTFFLNMFFGGKLKSMPPKLVSDDGKHIVIRPLAYVAEKDTVRWAQHREFPIIPCTLCGSQENLQRKQVGEMLREWDKKYPGRVENMFTALQNVVPSHLLDGTLHDFQGLKATGVADENGDKAFDTPAFDLLSQAPSALRIVQG, encoded by the coding sequence ATGAACGCCGTCTGGATCGACGAAACGCCCGAAGCCGGCGCGCCCCCCCATTCGCTCAAGATCGAGCGCGAGACGCACAAGCTCGAGAAGCGCCTGTGCCGCCAGGTCGGCCAGGCCATCGTCGACTACAACATGATCGAAGAGGGCGACAAGGTCATGGTGTGCGTCTCGGGCGGCAAGGACAGCTACGCGCTGCTCGACATCCTGCTCAAGATGAAGGCGCGCGCGCCCATCCACTTCGACATCGTTGCGGTCAACCTCGACCAGAAGCAGCCCGGCTTTCCCGAAGAGGTGCTGCCCAAGTACCTGAGCGACCTGGGTGTGGCCTTCCACATCGAGAACCAGGACACCTACAGCATCGTCAAGCGCGTGATCCCCGAGGGCAAGACCACCTGCGGCCTGTGCAGCCGGCTGCGCCGCGGCATCCTGTACCGCGTGGCCGACGAGCTGGGCGCCACCAAGGTCGCGCTGGGCCACCACCGCGACGACATGCTGCAGACCTTCTTCCTCAACATGTTCTTCGGCGGCAAGTTGAAGAGCATGCCGCCCAAGCTGGTGAGCGACGACGGCAAGCACATCGTGATCCGCCCGCTGGCCTACGTGGCCGAAAAAGACACGGTGCGCTGGGCGCAGCACCGCGAGTTCCCGATCATTCCCTGCACGCTGTGCGGCAGCCAGGAAAACCTGCAGCGCAAGCAGGTCGGCGAGATGCTGCGCGAGTGGGACAAGAAGTACCCCGGCCGCGTGGAAAACATGTTCACCGCACTGCAGAACGTCGTGCCTTCGCACCTGCTCGACGGAACGCTGCACGACTTCCAGGGTCTGAAGGCGACGGGCGTGGCCGACGAGAACGGCGACAAGGCCTTCGACACGCCCGCTTTCGACCTGCTCTCCCAGGCACCCTCAGCCTTGCGCATCGTTCAAGGCTGA
- a CDS encoding DUF4136 domain-containing protein, which translates to MYRAFSALFLVATLSGCATSWVVDSNVKSFATPGTTVPPGATYRFERLPSQQADTARQDGLEAMAAAALDKVGLRRDDARPQYTAQIGARVTAALSPWADPWLYGPGPWGYGYSGYYGHRWHGGGWYGGPMFTPPANPWYQREVSVVLREAGGSHRVVYETRARNDGPYSSSAAILPVMFEAALQGFPNPPPGERRVNIELTPAAKK; encoded by the coding sequence ATGTATCGTGCGTTTTCAGCTCTATTTTTGGTAGCAACCCTGAGCGGCTGCGCCACCTCCTGGGTGGTCGACAGCAACGTCAAGAGCTTTGCCACGCCGGGCACGACCGTGCCGCCCGGTGCCACCTACCGCTTCGAGCGCCTGCCTTCGCAGCAGGCCGACACGGCGCGCCAGGACGGCCTCGAGGCCATGGCCGCGGCCGCGCTCGACAAGGTCGGCCTGCGCCGCGACGACGCCAGGCCGCAGTACACGGCGCAGATCGGCGCACGCGTCACGGCGGCGCTGTCGCCCTGGGCCGATCCATGGCTGTATGGCCCCGGCCCCTGGGGCTACGGCTACAGCGGCTACTACGGCCACCGCTGGCATGGCGGCGGCTGGTACGGCGGCCCGATGTTCACACCGCCGGCCAACCCCTGGTACCAGCGCGAGGTGAGCGTCGTGTTGCGCGAGGCAGGCGGCAGCCACCGCGTGGTGTACGAGACCCGCGCGCGCAACGACGGCCCCTACAGCTCGAGCGCGGCGATCCTGCCGGTGATGTTCGAGGCCGCGCTGCAGGGCTTTCCGAACCCGCCGCCGGGCGAGCGCCGCGTGAACATCGAGCTCACGCCGGCCGCCAAGAAATGA
- a CDS encoding histidine phosphatase family protein has protein sequence MEAHLTRLIAVRHGETAWNVDTRIQGHLDIGLNATGLWQAQRAGRALADEPIAAVYASDLSRAWQTAQAIAAPHGLDVQPDLGLRERAFGRFEGMSFAEIEATLPEDARRWRERDPEFEPEGGGESLLTFRDRVTGTASAIAARHPGQLVVLVAHGGVMDVLYRAATRQELQAPRTWQLGNAAINRMLWTPEGFSLVGWSDITHLAADTPLDESTT, from the coding sequence ATGGAAGCCCACCTCACCCGCCTGATCGCCGTGCGCCACGGCGAAACCGCCTGGAACGTCGACACCCGCATCCAGGGCCACCTCGACATCGGCCTCAACGCCACCGGCCTGTGGCAGGCGCAGCGCGCCGGACGGGCGCTGGCCGACGAGCCGATTGCAGCGGTGTACGCGAGCGACCTTTCGCGCGCCTGGCAGACCGCCCAGGCCATCGCCGCGCCCCACGGCCTCGACGTGCAGCCCGACCTGGGCCTGCGCGAGCGCGCTTTCGGCCGCTTCGAGGGCATGAGCTTCGCCGAGATCGAGGCCACGCTGCCCGAAGACGCCCGCCGCTGGCGCGAGCGCGATCCCGAGTTCGAGCCCGAAGGCGGCGGTGAAAGCCTGCTGACCTTTCGCGACCGCGTGACAGGCACCGCCTCGGCCATCGCCGCGCGCCACCCGGGCCAGCTCGTGGTGCTGGTGGCCCACGGCGGCGTGATGGACGTGCTCTACCGCGCCGCCACGCGCCAGGAACTGCAGGCGCCGCGCACCTGGCAGCTCGGCAACGCAGCCATCAACCGCATGCTGTGGACGCCCGAGGGCTTCAGCCTCGTGGGCTGGAGCGACATCACGCACCTGGCCGCGGACACGCCGCTCGACGAGTCCACGACCTAG
- a CDS encoding Crp/Fnr family transcriptional regulator, whose product MKKTNPTPSAYASWDAAQTLSAPWIEATQLGSFVTLDAGDTIAREGERHDYFYLLRSGFVHSTIHRSNGSEFLLEIFGPGAIFGEGPAFADSPRPTTTRVVAPAVLSRYRPADVAQQFSALPELATSLIRLLGFKNHMIVAKLAGVASAAPKERIIDLLLRVARLPSAQASKPLTVDLTHEQIGAMTALSRVTVTRTLNLLAGHGLIETRARQVSIPDAPALRRFRDTSS is encoded by the coding sequence ATGAAAAAAACCAATCCCACCCCCTCGGCATACGCCAGCTGGGATGCCGCCCAGACGCTGTCTGCGCCATGGATCGAAGCCACGCAGCTGGGAAGCTTCGTCACCCTGGACGCCGGCGACACCATTGCGCGCGAGGGCGAACGGCACGACTACTTCTATCTGTTGCGATCGGGGTTCGTGCATTCGACGATCCACCGAAGCAACGGCTCGGAGTTTCTGCTCGAGATCTTCGGACCCGGGGCGATCTTCGGCGAAGGCCCCGCCTTTGCCGACAGCCCTCGGCCGACGACGACGCGCGTCGTAGCGCCGGCGGTCCTCAGCCGCTATCGCCCGGCGGATGTCGCGCAGCAGTTCTCGGCGCTTCCCGAACTCGCGACCTCCCTGATCCGACTGCTCGGGTTCAAGAACCACATGATCGTCGCCAAGCTGGCCGGCGTGGCCTCGGCGGCGCCCAAGGAGCGGATCATCGATCTGCTGCTGCGCGTGGCGCGCCTGCCGTCGGCGCAGGCATCGAAACCGCTCACGGTCGACCTGACGCACGAACAGATCGGCGCCATGACGGCCTTGAGCCGCGTCACCGTCACCCGCACGTTGAATCTGCTGGCGGGACACGGCCTCATCGAAACGCGGGCCCGGCAGGTCAGCATTCCGGACGCGCCGGCCCTGCGTCGTTTCCGCGATACATCATCGTAA